Sequence from the Nymphaea colorata isolate Beijing-Zhang1983 chromosome 9, ASM883128v2, whole genome shotgun sequence genome:
TACGCCTCCAAAGGAGGCGTACCCATGTTACAGAGTGACTACCTTGACCGTTTAATATTTTTGTAACAAAATTTGCAAACAAATTCAATGCCACAAATATCTCTATTTTGCTATTtgtatacttttcttttttggattcTATAACTTACGCCATGTTCTtgcagagagaaaaaatgaaaaacttccAACAATAAGTTTTCTGAttaatttcttaaaatgatAAATGTGCTTTTGGTAACATAAGAAGAATGTTGCCCCTCACAAGTACAGAATATTTTCTTCCTAGGGGTAACATGTTGATGATTCACAGAGAGCATTCAGAATGTGATAAGCACTAGATAAACCTAGGTCGTGGTCCTTGTGGACCTCCAAAATGGCAAAGGCAGAAtcagtaaatgaaaagaaaaatttgaaaaggaaggaggatgagaaggagaagaacaagaaaaaaaggggggaaagcaaaagaaaaataatgaggaAAGGTAAGACCataagaagaagacgaaggaaAAAAGCCTATATTTCACAAAATTCGGTTAGATGAAGGTGTCATACAAACGTCCCCTATAGCATTTTCTTTGAGTTGGGAGGTAGGTGCCCAGCCTAGTCAGAAAGGTGAGTCCCTATGAGCACTTTTGACTACTAAGGTGATAACCCAGTTGTTCATGATTGGTTATTAGATTGTGTGTTGACCAACAAGGAAAGGCTTAAAGGGTCTCAAATTTCACATGCATCTTTAAAATACACTCTGCACATTCCACATGTTTTGCCTGTGATTTGACCACGATAATGACAACTAACAAAGAATCATGAAGCTGAGAAACCtagaaaattacaagagaaacGAAGATGCCATACGTGATGAAAACGATGAAGAGATCACAACAACATGCTCCACTGATTTAGCTGCAAACTCGTAGTCTGACCCAAAAAAAAGTCCATGCAACAGCTTAGAAACTCTATAATGCACGTCTGATCAGTAGCACCTCAATCAAATACCAGGTACTTATATATGCAGTTACAGCAACCTATTTCACATGAGTGAAGGGTGTGGGTGCCAGTATATATACACAGGCGGGGCCAAAAGATTTTCATAagggggccgaattaaagtttccaaatttttacaGGGGCCAaactatcatttttcaaaatttgtatataggacaagtgaaatcttctaaaatttacatgtaaatttaaaaaaaaaattgagggagggccaaggcccctgcagCTCTCCCCCCCCCCACCTAGctccgatatatatatatatatatatatatatatatatatatatatatatatatatatatatatatatatatatatatatatatatatatatatgtgtgtgtgtgtgtgtgtgtgtgtgtgtgtgtgtatatatacatatactttttttgtttaactacatttatttaatttatttattattattttgtatatataagtATCTGTAttcataataaatatatatatatatatatatatatatatatatatgattatatgGTTGTTTCGTAGCATTATCAGtcctttttttacttcttttacttttattactgtgcataaagaaagagaggcagaaacagaagaaaaacaagaaaggaaaaaattattcAACATGAACCAGAGATGGTGCGGTTGGGGTGCATGTCGAAGCTGCACCTGCGCTGATAGACGCATGTGCCcctttttttgaagagtccgtgTGACGTAGACTACAACCATCGAATATGAGGCTTCGACTCTGCTGAAGTATGAAACCAAGTATTGCAGGCAGCAAAATTCACGAAATACAAAATTAACAGGTATTGTCCACGTGTGCAATCCTAGAATGCAAGTATTATTGCTAGTGGAAGCTGTTTGAAAAGTTCATGTCTTAAACgcggaagaagaagagaatcaACCGCATGTTCTAAACGCGGCTGTACATAGGAATGAAGCCAATGAAAGCCTAAAACGCTGACGAAAAGTATGAATCAAAGTCGAAATTGCTAGtactttttcatgaaaatgggaAACAAGGAAGACAATCGAGAAATCGCATACCTAGTGACCCATGTAAGGCGGCACGCCCATGGGGCCTCCAGCGGACTGTGATCTTCCACCAGACTGTTGTGTAATGTTTTGGTAGGGAAGTCCACCCTGGTTCCCGTACATGCCAGCATTAACACCAGGCTGGTTACCAAAGGCTCCCACTCCTGCTCCATGCGAAGCGTTGCCAGCCAACGGAGTCGTGACTGTTGGATTAACTGCTGAGGCCAAGTTTGGATTAAGCGCCGGGCTCAGGGAAGCAAGCACATTTGTCAAACCAAGCCCGCCCCCCTGCGACGCCAAAAGGGCAGTCAATGCTTGACCAAGTGCTGGGTTGAGTGGTGCCGGAGATGCTGCGGCAGCGGCTGCCTGATTAAACCCTAGTCCACCGGCCATCAAATGGCTCCCGCCAGCACCACCACTTGTTGAGATCCCTGTACTGTGACCGAACCCTCCGGTGACGTTGTCATTCCTATGGAAGCCATGATGGTTCCCACCTGATTGGTGATAATGCGGTTTCCCTGGCTTTGGTCCGTCGATAGCCTTCTGGCAATGCAATATATGCCCCTCAAAATTTTTGTGCGGATCCTCCAGCGCTTTCCTAGCACTATCCGTCGTCTTGTACACGAAGAGAGCGAATCCCTTCGGCTTCCCCGTCTGTTTGTCGAGACCAAGAGGGCCCTCCTCGATCTCCCCATACTTGCTGAAGAATTTGAGTAACCTCTGAGGGTCGATGTCTGCCGAAACGTTGCTCACGTATATCTTCCTCTGTGTGTATTCGGAGACCGGAGGCGTTGCCGGCACAGGCCCAGCCGAGGCAAGCTGGCAGGCCGTCAAACGGTTTCCTATCTTCTTCTGTGGCTGCTTGAGCGCTTTCCGGGCGCCGCTCTGGTGCTTGAAGAGGATAAACCCGTATCCCTTCGACTTGCCGGAGATCTTGTCCATGACGGCATTGCAATCCTCGATCTCGCCAtactttttgaagaaattagtCAGGGTCTCCGCGGTAGTGTCCCAACCGAGGCCGTGAACGAAGATTTTCCTGTGAGCAGGGTCGACCTCGGCTACTTTCTTGATGCGTTCGAGCACGTCGGGATGGTCCGCGATAGCGTCGCGAAGAAGCTCCACAATCTGGTCCTTGCCGAAGGGCTCCAGGAGTTTCTTGAGGCCCTCCGCGTCGGTTTCCTCATCGGAGTCATCCTCGCCATCTTCATCCTCCCTGGCCTCAGCCTCAGTCTCCTCCTTTtcattctcctcctcctccgccacctcctcctcctcctcctccgccacctcttcctcctcctcctcattgACGGATGCCTCTGGAACGGCGTCTCCGGCATCTTCAATCGGTGCCTCCTCGGAAACAACCGGCGGCTCTGTGATCTCCGGCTCGGCCTTCGTGTCCACCTTTCGCTTCTTGGCCATGGCAGCAGGTAGACACAacgagagagagggtggggagAACACGAGAGGGATGGGGGAGAGGTAAAACGAGACAAGTACACCGAATTAGGGTTTTCGTCTCGGCAAGTCGATGGTTCACATATCCTTTTATAGTTTATAATATTCGAGAACCTTTGGTTCACTTCGAATGAACGGTAGAATCGTGATTCTCgttcttaaaaaatgagaacTACAGGATCAAACCAAAAAAGAGgaattttaaaaacatgtttgtCGTTCTTTAAAAATGAGACTTACTGGATCAAACcaaaaagaattttgattcccaAATTATAGGTTCTCCCATTCAGAATTCTCTAATTTTTTCGCTGATAAACAAGGCAATAAGCTTTTAATtcatgaatcaaaattttatactgtcaaattcaaaggaaaattagaatttaaattttcatttcagtTCTAAGTTGAAGTGAACTTTTTATAGCAATCAATATTCGAACCCATCAAACACCTCCTAATTGGAATTGATGGAACCAGAAATACAGTATTTAATTTCAACCCCTCATGTTTGCCAAACGGATTTTTGTTTCCTGAAGCTCCATTTATGCGTTTGATAGGCATGGACATGAATTAACATCATTTGTTTGAAACTTTGTCAAAGGTCGTAGGTTATTCTTATAGTATTTTGTGAAGGCTTAACATTACTTTCCAAAGGTTTGAAACATAATGGACATCAAAgtaatttcttgaaaatgatgaGGCAccatttctaaaattttttaatagttATGTGGCAGActccaaaaaaattataaaccaCCATAAAAccattcacatttttttcattttcactagTGTTTTCTCTATCTTatcttcattgtttttcttttccttctcttccccATTTCCTATTGGGCAATAGTCGGTGACTAATGATGGGTTGGCAGATTGTTCCACGGAATGCATCGGAGGAGAAAATCCATTGTGTGATGAAGTGGGTTTTTGgttgttgcttttgtttgtttatttgttgaaaacaaaaacaatggaCTCCTTTGCTGCTGGTCATCATCACAATTTATGAAATAAGAacagatttatgagataattcGACAACGgcagatgtatgagataacactaaacataagtatgaaataatgtttatgagataacaaaagatttttataagataatgagataacagatgAATGTATGAGAGAACGCTAgatataagtatgagataatgtttacgAGATAATAGATGGATATATGATataatgctaaacataagtataagtatgagataatgtttatgagataataaaatatttatgagataatgagacaACGCTACGAGTGAGGCAAAAAACTAAAACTCTTATTAttgcttaaaaaaatatattgattaTAACGATATGTATACAAGGACTGACAAATTTTACATTTATCGAGCCCTCAAATCTTGTTCTTGCGGTTTCTTTTTTGGTCtatataaaatgttttttttttgtattaatcatgaacatttttttatcattattaaaGTGGCGCATAAAGTTACATAAGCTTCGGGCATCACCAGCCATTTGTCAAAAGTTATTGGCCTTCGTTAGCAACCACTATggtcattctctctctccccatgaCTAAAACCCTCCATGGCTGGCATTGTCTCCATCAAGAGTTTCAatgagttttcctttttccttttgtaaataTTTGGGTTTAATGTCCAACCATTCACTGGCTGCATCCAGGAGGATGTTCATCGGGCAGTCATCGAGGTGGCTATGTGCCATGCAAGTGCTCCTTTGCCAACAGGTAGTTAAGTCACTCATCAatgaccctttttttttttttcatcctcaACCGTCATACCCTATTTGAGGGTTATGAAAACTTTATTCTGGAACATTCCCAACAGTCCCAAATTTCATCCTTACTTTGATGGAATGTGAgccaaattcaaaatttcgAATTGTATTTCCAATTTTATAGTGAAAACCAGGAGAAATTTTTTTGGAGGGGTACTGATTCACGTTGTTATCATACTTGAACccacttacatatataacaaagtaaatatttgaagactttaatgtaaaaatacaaaaatttgagGGGGCAGTCtatatgtggctccaccactactTTTTCTTAGACAAGCCCATGGATGTTTGCATggtgaaaagaaaattgagtgAAAATgtgaaggaagagaagaagaaagaaaagtgcAATAAAACTAGAAAACATGTTGTGTATTTGGATGGGAGGAAGATGAGAACAAGAATGTGCAAaacgaagaagatgatgaattCGTGGTTTCAGGACAGGACATGAGGAAAAATAGTGGTCATAAGAAGGAGCATGAGGAAGAACATGTACATTGACTTCTTTGTAATTATTTATAATAGCATGTCTCCGTTATTTTTGCTCCTCATGTTTAATTGGTGCCCCGTATCCTTAATGGTCAACATTCTCATTTTTTAGCATTACCCTCATTCACCAATTTCTTATCGCCCTTCTCTTAAATTGTCGTCTATTTATTGTCTCTTATCCTCATTCAGCAATGTTTTCATTTTAGTTTCTCACTTCGACATTGATTCTATTGgtctttgtccttttttttttatccattgTTTATTTCAGTGGCATTTCGAAAGAGAGGGTCCATGCATATATCATGCAATTCCAACCAAATGTgctaaatgcaaaaaaataaaaccacaaGTGGTTTCTATTCAATGCACGTAAATTGTGTGTGctactttaatttttatttcatattcatagtattttttttagttgttgTGTAGGTA
This genomic interval carries:
- the LOC116260761 gene encoding UBP1-associated protein 2A-like; the protein is MAKKRKVDTKAEPEITEPPVVSEEAPIEDAGDAVPEASVNEEEEEEVAEEEEEEVAEEEENEKEETEAEAREDEDGEDDSDEETDAEGLKKLLEPFGKDQIVELLRDAIADHPDVLERIKKVAEVDPAHRKIFVHGLGWDTTAETLTNFFKKYGEIEDCNAVMDKISGKSKGYGFILFKHQSGARKALKQPQKKIGNRLTACQLASAGPVPATPPVSEYTQRKIYVSNVSADIDPQRLLKFFSKYGEIEEGPLGLDKQTGKPKGFALFVYKTTDSARKALEDPHKNFEGHILHCQKAIDGPKPGKPHYHQSGGNHHGFHRNDNVTGGFGHSTGISTSGGAGGSHLMAGGLGFNQAAAAAASPAPLNPALGQALTALLASQGGGLGLTNVLASLSPALNPNLASAVNPTVTTPLAGNASHGAGVGAFGNQPGVNAGMYGNQGGLPYQNITQQSGGRSQSAGGPMGVPPYMGH